A genomic stretch from Erigeron canadensis isolate Cc75 chromosome 9, C_canadensis_v1, whole genome shotgun sequence includes:
- the LOC122581084 gene encoding pre-mRNA-processing factor 39 isoform X2 has protein sequence MGDSETAVGQASAVQENPSVPYSASEHSDMANSTVTNAMEVEHGDGSGAAEKSNATNVNSGHEVSPVDSSQLSAYHSSVNGNDGSDDKPMPDAVVNENGVSSYTTHNSAPVTQPEDGSAVAALSPEEERLWSIVNTNSSDFNAWTALIDETEKTPENILKIRKVYDTFLAEFPLCYGYWKKYADHEVRLGYMDKVVEVYERSVHGVTYSVDMWLHYCVFAINTYGDPDTVRRLFERGLAYVGTDYLSFPLWDKYIEYEYQQQHWSNLAMIYTRILEHPNQQLDRYFNSFRELVASRPLSELRTPEEVAAAEKAKVEVHKEESEGEVQPNAAEQSSKPSSAELTEAEELESYIAIREELHKKSKELDSKIIDFETAIRRPYFHVRPLNVAELENWHNYLDFIEGGDDLNKVVKLYERCLIACANYPEYWIRYILCMEASGSMDLAENALARATQVFVKRQPEIHLFSARLREHGGDIAAARASYQLVHTEISPGLLEAIIKHANMEHRQGNLEDACSLYEQTIAIEKGKEQSQTLPLLFAQYSRFLYMVLGRVEKAREVLHQALESNQISKPLLEALIHIESIQSSPKQIDRLDSLVEKFIAPGPDNSNPASYVDREELSSIFLEFLDLFGDTETIKKADNRHVKLFLHHKNGPDSKKRHLDGYLASDRAKLAKTGAVSPAPSMVGGYQGSQNQWPTGYGVQPQSWPQPTQAQGQQWPATYTQQAAYGTYNAYGSGYVQPQAPTSVPQAAAPAPAPAYAAYPASYPVQAVPQQVYTQPGAAVTAAPTLTPAQQPTAAVAPQSYYGTYY, from the exons ATGGGAGATAGTGAAACAGCTGTTGGTCAAGCATCAGCTGTCCAGGAGAATCCGTCAGTTCCCTATTCAGCTTCGGAGCATAGTGACATGGCTAATTCTACTGTTACCAATGCCATGGAGGTAGAACATGGGGATGGGTCAGGTGCTGCTGAAAAATCAAATGCTACAAATGTTAATTCTGGTCATGAGGTTTCTCCTGTAGACTCATCTCAGCTGTCAGCTTACCATTCTTCTGTGAATGGGAATGATGGCAGCGATGATAAACCTATGCCAGATGCTGTTGTAAATGAGAATGGAGTTAGTTCATACACTACACATAATTCTGCACCTGTAACCCAACCAGAAGATGGTTCTG CCGTTGCTGCGTTATCTCCTGAGGAAGAGCGACTTTGGAGCATAGTAAATACCAATTCGTCAGATTTTAATGCCTGGACTGCCCTAATAGATGAGACTGAAAAAACACCTGAG aatattttgaagatcCGAAAAGTTTACGATACCTTTTTAGCTGAATTTCCCCTGTGTTACGGCTATTGGAAGAAATATGCTGATCATGAAGTGCGACTTGGATATATGGATAAAGTTGTCGAGGTCTATGAACGTTCTGTGCATGGGGTGACCTATTCTGTAGATATGTGGTTGCATTACTGTGTTTTTGCCATAAACACCTATGGGGATCCTGACACAGTACGGAG GCTATTTGAACGGGGATTAGCTTATGTTGGTACTGATTACCTGTCTTTCCCCCTATGGGATAAATATATCGAATACGAGTATCAGCAGCAACATTGGTCCAACCTTGCTATGATATACACACGGATATTAGAGCATCCTAATCAGCAGTTGGATCGCTATTTTAACAG CTTCAGGGAATTAGTGGCTAGTCGTCCTTTGTCAGAATTGAGAACTCCCGAGGAAGTTGCAGCTGCAGAAAAAGCTAAAGTCGAGGTTCACAAAGAAGAAAGTGAAGGGGAAGTTCAACCAAATGCAGCAGAGCAATCCTCTAAACCATCAAGTGCAGAGTTAACAGAGGCTGAGGAGTTGGAAAGTTATATCGCCATTAGAGAAGAGCTGCATAAGAAATCTAAAGAGTTGGATTCAAAAATCATTGATTTTGAAACTGCTATTAGGAGGCCCTATTTTCATGTTCGACCACTTAATGTCGCAGAGCTTGAAAATTGGCACAACTATCTTGATTTTATTGAAGGAGGTGATGACTTAAATAAG GTTGTCAAGCTATATGAAAGATGTTTAATTGCGTGTGCCAATTATCCGGAGTACTGGATACGCTACATTCTGTGTATGGAAGCTAGTGGAAGTATGGATCTTGCTGAAAATGCACTTGCTCGTGCCACCCAGGTGTTTGTAAAG AGGCAACCCGAGATTCACCTATTTTCTGCTCGACTCAGAGAGCATGGCGGAGATATTGCAGCTGCCCGTGCATCATATCAGCTTGTGCACACAGAAATTTCACCTGGTCTTTTGGAAGCAATCATCAAGCATGCTAACATGGAACATCGGCAG GGAAATTTGGAAGATGCTTGCTCTTTGTATGAACAGACGATTGCAATTGAGAAAGGAAAAGAACAATCGCAGACCTTGCCGCTTTTGTTTGCACAGTATTCTCGATTTTTGTACATG GTTTTGGGAAGAGTTGAAAAGGCAAGGGAAGTTCTACATCAAGCCCTTGAGAGTAATCAAATCTCAAAACCACTCCTAGAG GCTTTGATTCATATAGAATCAATTCAATCATCTCCAAAACAAATTGATCGTCTAGACTCGCTAGTTGAGAAGTTTATTGCTCCTGGTCCTGATAATTCAAATCCTGCAAGTTATGTTGATCGAGAAGAGTTGTCTAGCATCTTTTTGGAG TTTCTAGATCTCTTTGGGGACACCGAGACTATCAAGAAGGCGGATAATAGGCATGTCAAGCTCTTTTTACATCATAAGAATGGCCCGGACTCCAAGAAACGTCACTTGGATGGTTATTTAGCTTCTGACAGAGCAAAGCTTGCCAAAACTGGTGCTGTTTCGCCTGCTCCATCAATGGTGGGTGGCTACCAGGGGTCACAGAACCAGTGGCCTACGGGTTACGGTGTCCAACCTCAGTCTTGGCCACAACCTACACAGGCTCAAGGACAACAATGGCCAGCAACCTATACCCAGCAG GCTGCTTATGGTACATACAACGCATATGGAAGTGGCTATGTCCAACCGCAAGCCCCAACATCTGTTCCTCAAGCTGCTGCCCCCGCCCCCGCCCCTGCTTATGCTGCCTATCCTGCTTCATATCCAGTCCAG GCTGTCCCGCAGCAAGTTTATACGCAACCTGGTGCTGCAGTAACAGCAGCACCGACATTGACACCAGCTCAGCAGCCTACTGCAGCTGTTGCTCCGCAGTCGTATTATGGCACTTACTATTAA
- the LOC122581084 gene encoding pre-mRNA-processing factor 39 isoform X1: MGDSETAVGQASAVQENPSVPYSASEHSDMANSTVTNAMEVEHGDGSGAAEKSNATNVNSGHEVSPVDSSQLSAYHSSVNGNDGSDDKPMPDAVVNENGVSSYTTHNSAPVTQPEDGSAVAALSPEEERLWSIVNTNSSDFNAWTALIDETEKTPENILKIRKVYDTFLAEFPLCYGYWKKYADHEVRLGYMDKVVEVYERSVHGVTYSVDMWLHYCVFAINTYGDPDTVRRLFERGLAYVGTDYLSFPLWDKYIEYEYQQQHWSNLAMIYTRILEHPNQQLDRYFNSFRELVASRPLSELRTPEEVAAAEKAKVEVHKEESEGEVQPNAAEQSSKPSSAELTEAEELESYIAIREELHKKSKELDSKIIDFETAIRRPYFHVRPLNVAELENWHNYLDFIEGGDDLNKVVKLYERCLIACANYPEYWIRYILCMEASGSMDLAENALARATQVFVKRQPEIHLFSARLREHGGDIAAARASYQLVHTEISPGLLEAIIKHANMEHRQGNLEDACSLYEQTIAIEKGKEQSQTLPLLFAQYSRFLYMVLGRVEKAREVLHQALESNQISKPLLEALIHIESIQSSPKQIDRLDSLVEKFIAPGPDNSNPASYVDREELSSIFLEFLDLFGDTETIKKADNRHVKLFLHHKNGPDSKKRHLDGYLASDRAKLAKTGAVSPAPSMVGGYQGSQNQWPTGYGVQPQSWPQPTQAQGQQWPATYTQQAAYGTYNAYGSGYVQPQAPTSVPQAAAPAPAPAYAAYPASYPVQQAVPQQVYTQPGAAVTAAPTLTPAQQPTAAVAPQSYYGTYY; the protein is encoded by the exons ATGGGAGATAGTGAAACAGCTGTTGGTCAAGCATCAGCTGTCCAGGAGAATCCGTCAGTTCCCTATTCAGCTTCGGAGCATAGTGACATGGCTAATTCTACTGTTACCAATGCCATGGAGGTAGAACATGGGGATGGGTCAGGTGCTGCTGAAAAATCAAATGCTACAAATGTTAATTCTGGTCATGAGGTTTCTCCTGTAGACTCATCTCAGCTGTCAGCTTACCATTCTTCTGTGAATGGGAATGATGGCAGCGATGATAAACCTATGCCAGATGCTGTTGTAAATGAGAATGGAGTTAGTTCATACACTACACATAATTCTGCACCTGTAACCCAACCAGAAGATGGTTCTG CCGTTGCTGCGTTATCTCCTGAGGAAGAGCGACTTTGGAGCATAGTAAATACCAATTCGTCAGATTTTAATGCCTGGACTGCCCTAATAGATGAGACTGAAAAAACACCTGAG aatattttgaagatcCGAAAAGTTTACGATACCTTTTTAGCTGAATTTCCCCTGTGTTACGGCTATTGGAAGAAATATGCTGATCATGAAGTGCGACTTGGATATATGGATAAAGTTGTCGAGGTCTATGAACGTTCTGTGCATGGGGTGACCTATTCTGTAGATATGTGGTTGCATTACTGTGTTTTTGCCATAAACACCTATGGGGATCCTGACACAGTACGGAG GCTATTTGAACGGGGATTAGCTTATGTTGGTACTGATTACCTGTCTTTCCCCCTATGGGATAAATATATCGAATACGAGTATCAGCAGCAACATTGGTCCAACCTTGCTATGATATACACACGGATATTAGAGCATCCTAATCAGCAGTTGGATCGCTATTTTAACAG CTTCAGGGAATTAGTGGCTAGTCGTCCTTTGTCAGAATTGAGAACTCCCGAGGAAGTTGCAGCTGCAGAAAAAGCTAAAGTCGAGGTTCACAAAGAAGAAAGTGAAGGGGAAGTTCAACCAAATGCAGCAGAGCAATCCTCTAAACCATCAAGTGCAGAGTTAACAGAGGCTGAGGAGTTGGAAAGTTATATCGCCATTAGAGAAGAGCTGCATAAGAAATCTAAAGAGTTGGATTCAAAAATCATTGATTTTGAAACTGCTATTAGGAGGCCCTATTTTCATGTTCGACCACTTAATGTCGCAGAGCTTGAAAATTGGCACAACTATCTTGATTTTATTGAAGGAGGTGATGACTTAAATAAG GTTGTCAAGCTATATGAAAGATGTTTAATTGCGTGTGCCAATTATCCGGAGTACTGGATACGCTACATTCTGTGTATGGAAGCTAGTGGAAGTATGGATCTTGCTGAAAATGCACTTGCTCGTGCCACCCAGGTGTTTGTAAAG AGGCAACCCGAGATTCACCTATTTTCTGCTCGACTCAGAGAGCATGGCGGAGATATTGCAGCTGCCCGTGCATCATATCAGCTTGTGCACACAGAAATTTCACCTGGTCTTTTGGAAGCAATCATCAAGCATGCTAACATGGAACATCGGCAG GGAAATTTGGAAGATGCTTGCTCTTTGTATGAACAGACGATTGCAATTGAGAAAGGAAAAGAACAATCGCAGACCTTGCCGCTTTTGTTTGCACAGTATTCTCGATTTTTGTACATG GTTTTGGGAAGAGTTGAAAAGGCAAGGGAAGTTCTACATCAAGCCCTTGAGAGTAATCAAATCTCAAAACCACTCCTAGAG GCTTTGATTCATATAGAATCAATTCAATCATCTCCAAAACAAATTGATCGTCTAGACTCGCTAGTTGAGAAGTTTATTGCTCCTGGTCCTGATAATTCAAATCCTGCAAGTTATGTTGATCGAGAAGAGTTGTCTAGCATCTTTTTGGAG TTTCTAGATCTCTTTGGGGACACCGAGACTATCAAGAAGGCGGATAATAGGCATGTCAAGCTCTTTTTACATCATAAGAATGGCCCGGACTCCAAGAAACGTCACTTGGATGGTTATTTAGCTTCTGACAGAGCAAAGCTTGCCAAAACTGGTGCTGTTTCGCCTGCTCCATCAATGGTGGGTGGCTACCAGGGGTCACAGAACCAGTGGCCTACGGGTTACGGTGTCCAACCTCAGTCTTGGCCACAACCTACACAGGCTCAAGGACAACAATGGCCAGCAACCTATACCCAGCAG GCTGCTTATGGTACATACAACGCATATGGAAGTGGCTATGTCCAACCGCAAGCCCCAACATCTGTTCCTCAAGCTGCTGCCCCCGCCCCCGCCCCTGCTTATGCTGCCTATCCTGCTTCATATCCAGTCCAG CAGGCTGTCCCGCAGCAAGTTTATACGCAACCTGGTGCTGCAGTAACAGCAGCACCGACATTGACACCAGCTCAGCAGCCTACTGCAGCTGTTGCTCCGCAGTCGTATTATGGCACTTACTATTAA
- the LOC122582603 gene encoding nuclear transport factor 2 isoform X2: MASAYSPSVTASQIGSYFVQQYYQVLQQQPEFVHQFYADSSTMVRVDAESTETASAIFQIHTLIQSLHFSAIEIKTINSLESWSQGIVVVVSGSVKSKLFSGWRKFVQTFFLAPQDKGYFVMNDIFHFISEEVTHHRPSTVAPETKVDSQPISSTPSELLVGEDALEVEARENLNSIHLDENDEADYYNTSQETQHLQQQEDYVSEEYEEESPPEEPHSTVDYVQEPSYQNTVDEYVQEPAHQNRVEYVQEPVHKHRVEYVQEPVSAAEEPVAEPVKFTYASILRSKGKSPSVPAQPSVTKSVTPASEWDQIPEPVAPPTPVSYVPESTTQVPQESFTSEEDSKSVYVRNLPTTVTSHEIFEEFKNFGKIKQDGVFLKNRKDVGICFAFVEYEDLEGVQKAIEASPIHLAGRQVYIEERRANSSGGTRGGRGRGAGRGRGDAQRGGRYGGGSYARGNGYR, translated from the exons ATGGCTAGTGCTTACTCGCCTTCCGTTACCGCTTCTCAG ATTGGTTCATATTTTGTTCAGCAATATTATCAGGTGTTACAACAGCAACCTGAATTCGTGCATCAGTTTTATGCCGATTCAAGTACTATGGTTAGAGTTGATGCTGAATCCACCGAGACGGCTTCTGCTATTTTT CAAATCCATACACTTATTCAATCACTGCATTTTAGTGCGATTGAAATCAAGACAATAAATTCTCTTGAATCATGGAGCCAAGGCATCGTTGTGGTGGTTTCTGGTTCGGTGAAATCCAAGCTCTTTAGTGGCTGGAGGAAGTTTGTTCAGACTTTTTTTCTTGCTCCACAGGATAAAGGTTACTTTGTCATGAATGACATCTTTCACTTCATAAGTGAGGAGGTTACCCATCATCGTCCATCAACTGTGGCTCCAGAGACCAAAGTTGATTCTCAACCAATTAGTTCCACTCCTTCTGAGTTGTTAG TTGGTGAAGATGCGTTGGAGGTTGAAGCGAGGGAAAATCTTAATTCGATACACTTAGATGAAAATGATGAAGCTGATTACTACAACACTTCCCAAGAAACTCAACATCTACAGCAACAGGAAGATTATGTGAGTGAAGAGTATGAGGAAGAATCACCGCCCGAAGAACCTCACAGCACCGTGGACTATGTACAAGAACCTAGCTATCAAAACACAGTGGATGAATATGTTCAAGAGCCTGCGCATCAGAATAGAGTAGAATATGTTCAAGAACCTGTGCACAAGCACAGAGTAGAATATGTTCAAGAACCAGTTTCTGCAGCAGAAGAGCCTGTTGCAGAACCTGTGAAGTTCACATACGCTTCTATT ttgcgATCAAAAGGGAAGTCACCATCAGTCCCCGCCCAACCATCTGTCACCAAGAGTGTCACGCCTGCCTCAGAATGGGATCAGATTCCTGAACCCGTTGCTCCGCCAACACCTGTTTCTTATGTACCTGAATCGACTACTCAGGTGCCACAAGAATCTTTCACTAGCGAAGAAG ACTCAAAGTCTGTTTATGTGAGGAACTTGCCAACTACTGTTACTAGTCATGAAATTTTTGAGGAGTTCAAGAATTTTGgtaaaattaaacaagatggcGTGTTCTTGAAGAATCGCAAG GATGTTGGCATTTGCTTTGCATTCGTGGAGTATGAGGACTTAGAGGGCGTTCAGAAAGCAATTGAG GCGTCCCCGATTCACTTAGCTGGAAGGCAAGTTTATATTGAAGAGAGGAGAGCAAACAGCAGTGGTGGCACTCGCGGGGGAA
- the LOC122582603 gene encoding nuclear transport factor 2 isoform X1, whose translation MASAYSPSVTASQIGSYFVQQYYQVLQQQPEFVHQFYADSSTMVRVDAESTETASAIFQIHTLIQSLHFSAIEIKTINSLESWSQGIVVVVSGSVKSKLFSGWRKFVQTFFLAPQDKGYFVMNDIFHFISEEVTHHRPSTVAPETKVDSQPISSTPSELLVGEDALEVEARENLNSIHLDENDEADYYNTSQETQHLQQQEDYVSEEYEEESPPEEPHSTVDYVQEPSYQNTVDEYVQEPAHQNRVEYVQEPVHKHRVEYVQEPVSAAEEPVAEPVKFTYASILRSKGKSPSVPAQPSVTKSVTPASEWDQIPEPVAPPTPVSYVPESTTQVPQESFTSEEVDSKSVYVRNLPTTVTSHEIFEEFKNFGKIKQDGVFLKNRKDVGICFAFVEYEDLEGVQKAIEASPIHLAGRQVYIEERRANSSGGTRGGRGRGAGRGRGDAQRGGRYGGGSYARGNGYR comes from the exons ATGGCTAGTGCTTACTCGCCTTCCGTTACCGCTTCTCAG ATTGGTTCATATTTTGTTCAGCAATATTATCAGGTGTTACAACAGCAACCTGAATTCGTGCATCAGTTTTATGCCGATTCAAGTACTATGGTTAGAGTTGATGCTGAATCCACCGAGACGGCTTCTGCTATTTTT CAAATCCATACACTTATTCAATCACTGCATTTTAGTGCGATTGAAATCAAGACAATAAATTCTCTTGAATCATGGAGCCAAGGCATCGTTGTGGTGGTTTCTGGTTCGGTGAAATCCAAGCTCTTTAGTGGCTGGAGGAAGTTTGTTCAGACTTTTTTTCTTGCTCCACAGGATAAAGGTTACTTTGTCATGAATGACATCTTTCACTTCATAAGTGAGGAGGTTACCCATCATCGTCCATCAACTGTGGCTCCAGAGACCAAAGTTGATTCTCAACCAATTAGTTCCACTCCTTCTGAGTTGTTAG TTGGTGAAGATGCGTTGGAGGTTGAAGCGAGGGAAAATCTTAATTCGATACACTTAGATGAAAATGATGAAGCTGATTACTACAACACTTCCCAAGAAACTCAACATCTACAGCAACAGGAAGATTATGTGAGTGAAGAGTATGAGGAAGAATCACCGCCCGAAGAACCTCACAGCACCGTGGACTATGTACAAGAACCTAGCTATCAAAACACAGTGGATGAATATGTTCAAGAGCCTGCGCATCAGAATAGAGTAGAATATGTTCAAGAACCTGTGCACAAGCACAGAGTAGAATATGTTCAAGAACCAGTTTCTGCAGCAGAAGAGCCTGTTGCAGAACCTGTGAAGTTCACATACGCTTCTATT ttgcgATCAAAAGGGAAGTCACCATCAGTCCCCGCCCAACCATCTGTCACCAAGAGTGTCACGCCTGCCTCAGAATGGGATCAGATTCCTGAACCCGTTGCTCCGCCAACACCTGTTTCTTATGTACCTGAATCGACTACTCAGGTGCCACAAGAATCTTTCACTAGCGAAGAAG tagACTCAAAGTCTGTTTATGTGAGGAACTTGCCAACTACTGTTACTAGTCATGAAATTTTTGAGGAGTTCAAGAATTTTGgtaaaattaaacaagatggcGTGTTCTTGAAGAATCGCAAG GATGTTGGCATTTGCTTTGCATTCGTGGAGTATGAGGACTTAGAGGGCGTTCAGAAAGCAATTGAG GCGTCCCCGATTCACTTAGCTGGAAGGCAAGTTTATATTGAAGAGAGGAGAGCAAACAGCAGTGGTGGCACTCGCGGGGGAA
- the LOC122583102 gene encoding uncharacterized protein LOC122583102: MVRDSFNAIIGLFSGRWWWSRPPTSLEELDEWRNLFTLICGARLNSDKDRWVWRGPNSNGMTVKAVKEFMRSAEDYTSRYVFNWSYWVPNKVNIFMWRLIMERIPTVDALKNRNCFLPNEVCVLCETDSKTVNHLFCSCGVATIVWQFIRNWCRASPFFLFSPKDLVVIHEFVGLEKKERKALKGIIIVACWCLWKCRNEKRFSNIDIKVDKLLLDIRSLGYLWYRNRKKNVNIERKDWCNVKLI, from the coding sequence ATGGTTCGTGATAGTTTCAATGCCATCATTGGGCTGTTCTCAGGAAGATGGTGGTGGTCAAGACCGCCAACTTCATTGGAGGAGCTCGATGAATGGAGAAATCTGTTTACCTTGATTTGTGGGGCGAGACTTAATAGCGACAAAGACAGATGGGTATGGAGGGGACCAAACAGTAATGGCATGACGGTTAAGGCAGTTAAAGAGTTCATGAGAAGTGCTGAAGACTACACCTCTAGGTATGTGTTCAATTGGTCTTATTGGGTACCGAATAAAGTTAATATCTTTATGTGGCGGTTGATTATGGAACGGATTCCTACTGTTGATGCTTTGAAGAACCGCAATTGTTTCTTACCCAACGAGGTATGCGTTCTTTGTGAGACTGATAGCAAGACCGTTAACCATTTGTTTTGTTCTTGTGGAGTGGCAACTATTGTGTGGCAGTTCATTAGAAATTGGTGCAGAGCTAgtcctttctttttattttcaccaaaaGACTTGGTGGTGATACATGAGTTTGTCGGATTGGAGAAGAAGGAAAGAAAAGCTCTCAAAGGTATTATCATAGTCGCATGTTGGTGTTTATGGAAGTGTAGGAATGAGAAAAGGTTTTCGAACATTGATATCAAAGTGGATAAGTTGTTGCTCGATATTAGATCGTTGGGTTATTTGTGGTACAGgaatagaaagaaaaatgtgAATATAGAAAGGAAAGATTGGTGTAATGTCAAATTGATATAA
- the LOC122581518 gene encoding glutathionyl-hydroquinone reductase YqjG: MSTSTSLLPSPHFSFRPKTTTVRPPHFTSKPHRLTTIKMSLNTPPTPTQLLTTVTNLLWGKSLPPQLLISTVRTTWSTFWHLMMSQLAPSDSSGSYTRPTSQFRNPNPSQLNPTSLHLYAALPCPWAHRTLIVRNLKGLEHVIPVSIASPGLDGSWVFVDNEILTRNKVASLVPTIDKANGAKTVKQVYKMRNGGYDGRCTVPMLWDVVKNEVVCNESYDIIELFNSGLNGVARNPDLDLAPVELKEKIDEWNRVIYPSINNGVYRCGFAQSQEAYDTAVNELFTALNTVDDHLAGSRYLCGDRLTLADVCLFTTLIRFDLVYNVMFKCTKKKVVEYQNLYGYMRDIYQIPGVAETCNLEAMMDGYYKFLFPLNPGNIRPIMPTGSVHESLLQSHNRESLSTLQQSVQVLVS, from the exons ATGTCGACTTCTACATCCCTCCTCCCTTCTCCACACTTCTCCTTCCGCCCCAAAACGACCACCGTCCGACCACCCCACTTCACCTCCAAACCCCACCGTCTCACCACCATAAAAATGTCCCTGAACACCCCACCAACTCCAACTCAGCTCCTAACCACTGTCACAAACCTTCTTTGGGGCAAATCTTTACCACCCCAGCTCTTAATCTCCACTGTCCGTACAACCTGGTCCACTTTCTGGCACCTCATGATGTCCCAACTCGCCCCATCTGACTCATCCGGATCCTACACCCGACCCACTTCCCAATTCCGCAACCCAAACCCGTCCCAACTCAACCCGACCTCCCTCCACCTCTACGCCGCCCTCCCCTGCCCTTGGGCACACCGTACGCTCATCGTACGCAACCTTAAAGGCCTCGAACACGTAATTCCGGTCTCAATTGCCTCCCCGGGTCTAGACGGGTCATGGGTGTTTGTAGACAATGAAATTCTGACCCGAAACAAGGTGGCTAGCCTTGTTCCAACTATCGATAAGGCGAACGGGGCGAAAACGGTTAAACAAGTATATAAAATGAGGAATGGTGGGTATGATGGAAGGTGTACGGTTCCTATGTTATGGGATGTGGTGAAAAATGAAGTTGTTTGTAATGAGAGTTATGATATTATTGAATTGTTTAATTCGGGTTTGAATGGTGTGGCTCGGAATCCGGATTTGGATTTGGCACCTGTTGAGCTTAAGGAAAAGATTGATGAGTGGAATCGGGTTATTTACCCGAGTATTAACAATGGTGTTTATAG ATGTGGATTCGCACAGAGTCAAGAAGCATATGACACTGCTGTGAACGAGCTGTTTACTGCTTTGAATACTGTGGATGATCATTTAGCAGGTTCACGATACTTATGTGGAGATAGGCTTACACTAGCAGACGTATGTTTATTTACTACTTTAATCCGGTTTGATCTTGTATATAATGTCATGTTCAAATGTACAAAGAAGAAGGTGGTTGAATATCAGAATCTTTATGGCTATATGAGAGATATCTATCAG ATTCCTGGTGTTGCGGAGACTTGCAATCTTGAAGCAATGATGGACGGTTATTACAAGTTCTTGTTTCCGTTAAATCCAGGCAACATTAGACCCATCATGCCCACTGGTTCCGTTCATGAATCCCTTTTACAAAGTCACAACAGGGAATCTCTTTCAACCTTACAACAGAGTGTACAGGTTCTTGTTTCATAG